A stretch of Leptospira andrefontaineae DNA encodes these proteins:
- the gap gene encoding type I glyceraldehyde-3-phosphate dehydrogenase yields MTRIAINGFGRIGRLVFRSGIKDPNIEFVAINDLVTPDNLGYLLKYDSTHGRFNGTVEHTEDALIVDGKKVLCVSERDPEKLPWKDLKVDYVIESTGLFTDRVGAEKHIKAGAKKVVISAPAKDKDIPTFVMGVNNEKYDPSKDHVVSNASCTTNCLAPITKVVLDNFGIEEGLMTTIHATTATQPTVDGPSKKDWRGGRGAMQNIIPASTGAAKAVGLCIPEVNGKLTGMSFRVPTPDVSVVDLTVRTTKETSLKEISAKMKEASEGAMKGILGYTDEMVVSNDFLSSTLSSIFDADACIELNSRFFKLVSWYDNEMGYSNRVLDLIRYMAKKG; encoded by the coding sequence ATGACAAGAATCGCTATCAACGGTTTTGGCCGAATCGGTCGCTTGGTATTCCGTTCAGGGATCAAAGACCCAAATATTGAATTTGTAGCAATTAACGACCTAGTAACTCCGGACAACCTAGGATATCTTTTAAAATACGATTCTACTCATGGACGTTTTAACGGCACCGTAGAGCATACTGAAGACGCACTTATCGTAGACGGCAAAAAAGTTCTTTGTGTATCCGAAAGAGATCCTGAAAAACTCCCTTGGAAAGATCTGAAAGTGGACTATGTGATCGAATCTACCGGTCTATTCACTGACAGAGTCGGTGCTGAAAAACATATCAAAGCCGGAGCTAAAAAAGTGGTGATCTCCGCTCCTGCAAAAGACAAGGACATCCCTACTTTTGTAATGGGAGTGAATAACGAAAAATACGATCCAAGCAAGGATCATGTAGTTTCCAACGCTTCTTGTACTACTAACTGTCTTGCACCAATCACTAAAGTGGTTCTGGACAATTTCGGAATTGAAGAAGGTCTGATGACCACAATCCACGCAACTACTGCAACTCAACCTACTGTTGACGGTCCTTCTAAAAAAGACTGGAGAGGTGGAAGAGGAGCAATGCAAAACATCATCCCAGCTTCTACTGGTGCTGCAAAAGCGGTTGGTCTTTGTATTCCTGAAGTAAACGGAAAACTGACTGGTATGTCTTTCAGAGTTCCAACTCCGGACGTTTCCGTTGTGGACTTAACTGTTAGAACTACTAAAGAGACCAGCCTAAAAGAAATTTCTGCAAAAATGAAAGAAGCTTCTGAAGGTGCAATGAAAGGGATCCTAGGGTATACCGACGAGATGGTTGTTTCTAATGACTTCCTAAGTTCTACACTTTCTTCTATCTTTGACGCGGATGCTTGTATCGAATTGAATTCCAGATTCTTTAAATTGGTTTCCTGGTATGATAATGAGATGGGTTACTCTAACAGAGTTCTAGACCTGATCCGTTATATGGCTAAAAAAGGTTAA